One Myxocyprinus asiaticus isolate MX2 ecotype Aquarium Trade chromosome 20, UBuf_Myxa_2, whole genome shotgun sequence genomic region harbors:
- the LOC127410865 gene encoding WD repeat-containing protein 20 isoform X1 has protein sequence MLKMAADGGGKEMNEIKSQFSTREGAYKLLTHSEYSRPNRVPFNSQGSNPVRVTFVNVNDQSGNGDRICFNVGRELYFYIYKGVRKAADLSKPIDKRIYKGTQPTCHDFNHLTATAESVSLLVGFSAGQVQLIDPIKKETSKLFNEERLIDKSRVTCVKWVPGSESLFLVAHSSGNMYLYNVEHTCGTTAPHYQLLKQGDNYAVHTCKSKSTRNPLLKWMVGEGALNEFAFSPDGKFLACVSQDGFLRVFNFDAVELHGTMKSYFGGLLCVCWSPDGKYIVAGGEDDLVTVWSFVDCRVIARGHGHKSWVSVVAFDHYTTSVEESDPMEFSGSDEDFQDQIHFGRDRANSTQSRLSKRNSTDSRPVSVTYRFGSVGQDTQLCLWDLTEDILFPHLPLSRTRTHTNVMNATSPPATGSGGGAAVITTTNNPSANGSNNSGASTPGNSLPATLPRSNSLPHSASGSANSKSAVSDNPIATGVSKFATLSLHDRKDRHPEKDHKRNHSMGHISSKSSDKLNLLTKTKTDPAKTLGTQMCPRMEDVPLLEPLICKKIAHERLTVLIFLEDCIVTACQEGFICTWARPGKVGLLSSQNQANSPSGTVV, from the exons atgttaaagATGGCGGCGGATGGAGGAGGGAAGGAGATGAACGAGATCAAGAGTCAGTTCAGCACGCGGGAAGGTGCGTATAAACTCCTCACGCACTCCGAATACAGCCGACCGAACCGCGTGCCCTTCAACTCTCAGGGCTCGAACCCCGTCCGAGTCACGTTCGTCAACGTCAACGACCAGTCCGGGAACGGCGACAGAATCTGCTTTAATGTGGGCCGGGAGCTTTACTTCTACATCTATAAAGGCGTCCGGAAG GCAGCTGATTTGAGTAAGCCGATAGACAAGAGAATATACAAGGGAACGCAGCCCACGTGTCATGACTTCAACCATCTCACAGCCACGGCCGAGAGCGTATCACTGCTGGTGGGTTTCTCGGCCGGGCAGGTCCAGCTCATTGACCCCATCAAGAAAGAGACGAGCAAACTCTTTAATGAAGAA AGACTTATAGATAAATCTAGAGTAACATGTGTGAAGTGGGTGCCAGGCTCCGAGAGTCTCTTCCTAGTCGCTCATTCCAGTGGAAACATGTACCTGTATAATGTGGAGCACACATGCGGCACCACAGCGCCTCATTACCAGCTGCTCAAGCAGGGCGACAACTACGCTGTTCATACCTGCAAGAGCAAGTCCACGCGCAACCCTCTGCTCAAGTGGATGGTCGGGGAGGGAGCGCTGAACGAGTTTGCCTTCTCTCCCGATGGGAAGTTCCTGGCCTGCGTGAGTCAGGACGGTTTCCTGCGGGTCTTTAACTTTGATGCGGTCGAACTGCACGGGACCATGAAAAGTTACTTCGGCGGGCTTCTTTGTGTGTGTTGGAGCCCGGACGGCAAGTACATCGTAGCAGGCGGTGAGGACGATTTAGTGACCGTGTGGTCATTCGTGGACTGTCGGGTGATCGCACGCGGACACGGACACAAGTCTTGGGTTAGCGTGGTGGCGTTCGACCACTACACAACCAGCGTGGAGGAGAGCGACCCCATGGAGTTCAGCGGCAGCGACGAGGACTTCCAGGATCAGATCCACTTTGGCCGCGACCGGGCTAACAGCACGCAGTCACGCCTCTCCAAACGCAACTCAACGGACAGCAGGCCGGTGAGTGTCACGTATCGCTTCGGCTCGGTGGGGCAGGACACTCAGCTTTGCCTATGGGACCTCACGGAGGACATCCTCTTCCCTCACCTTCCCCTGTCCCGGACAAGGACACACACTAACGTGATGAACGCCACCAGTCCGCCCGCCACAGGAAGCGGAGGCGGCGCCGCGGTGATCACGACGACTAACAACCCGAGCGCCAATGGCAGTAACAACAGCGGTGCGAGCACGCCGGGCAACTCACTCCCAGCGACACTGCCGCGCTCCAACAGCCTGCCACACTCGGCCTCTGGCAGCGCCAACAGCAAGAGTGCCGTCTCGGATAACCCCATCGCCACCGGCGTAAGCAAGTTCGCCACGCTCTCGCTGCACGACCGCAAAGATCGGCATCCCGAAAAAGACCACAAACGCAATCACAGTATGGGTCACATAAGCAGCAAGAGCAGCGATAAACTCAACCTGCTCACCAAAACCAAAACGGACCCCGCCAAGACCCTGGGCACGCAGATGTGCCCTCGTATGGAGGACGTGCCCTTGCTCGAACCGCTCATCTGTAAAAAGATTGCACACGAGAGACTCACAGTTCTCATCTTTCTAGAAGACTGTATCGTTACCGCTTGTCAAGAgggatttatttgcacatggGCGAGACCCGGCAAAGTG gGTTTATTGTCATCACAAAATCAAGCCAACTCTCCGAGCGGAACAGTCGTATAG
- the LOC127410867 gene encoding MAPK/MAK/MRK overlapping kinase-like isoform X2 produces MKRLSPHPNILQLHELIYDRDTGTLSLICELMEMNIYELIKGRQNPLPESKVKHYMYQLCRSLDHMHSNGIFHRDVKPENILIKDDVLKLADFGSCRSIYSKPPHTEYISTRWYRAPECLLTDGHYSQKMDMWSAGCVFFEIFSLTPLFPGRNELDQVNKIHDVLGAPDGALLQKFKQSRAMRFDFPPRKGCGISQLIPHCSAVSLSLLHQMLTYDPDERISARTALQHSCFRELRMAERKATSLRKVIGAVVGESSGTPASVDQLWRMTRQGRRQHIKFAGDPLSRRNAAHHYPSLELPKLNVVVPTPKILYPVSTFPARTISHRGSLPAISKKCHSRPKEETHRLKSYYMPPLERNQDDY; encoded by the exons ATGAAGAGGTTGAGTCCACATCCAAACATCCTGCAGCTTCATGAACTCATTTA CGATCGTGACACTGGAACTCTGTCGTTGATCTGTGAACTCATGGAGATGAACATATACGAGCTCATTAAAG GGCGGCAGAACCCGTTACCGGAGAGTAAAGTCAAACACTACATGTATCAGCTGTGCCGGTCTCTGGATCACATGCACAG TAATGGAATATTCCACAGAGACGTGAAGCCTGAGAATATCTTGATCAAA GATGACGTGTTGAAGCTGGCAGACTTCGGTTCCTGCAGGAGCATCTACTCCAAACCTCCACACACGGAGTACATCTCCACACGTTGGTACCGAGCGCCCGAGTGTTTGCTCACAGATGGTCATTACTCTCAGAAGATGGACATGTGGAGTGCTGGATGTGTCTTCTTTGAGATCTTCAG TTTGACTCCTCTGTTTCCTGGACGGAATGAGTTGGACCAGGTCAACAAAATCCACGATGTTCTCGGCGCTCCAGACGGTGCACTGCTGCAGAAGTTCAAACA GTCTCGTGCCATGCGCTTTGATTTCCCTCCTCGTAAAGGCTGCGGGATTTCTCAGCTCATTCCTCATTGTTCTGCAGTTAGCCTGTCTCTGCTGCACCAGATGTTGACCTATGACCCTGACGAACGCATCAGTGCGCGCACGGCACTGCAACACTCCTGCTTCAGAGAACTGCG GATGGCTGAGAGAAAAGCGACAAGTCTGCGTAAGGTGATCGGGGCGGTAGTGGGAGAATCGAGCGGGACGCCCGCATCTGTCGATCAACTGTGGCGAATGACACGACAGGGCAGAAGACAG CATATTAAATTCGCTGGCGACCCTCTCAGCAGACGAAACGCTGCACATCATTACCCATCATTAGAGCTCCCGAAACTCAACGTTGTTGTCCCGACTCCAAAAATCCTCTACCCAGTGTCCACCTTCCCAGCTCGGACCATTTCACACCGCGGCTCTCTTCCTGCCATCTCCAAAAAGTGCCACTCACGT CCCAAAGAAGAGACGCATCGACTGAAGAGTTACTACATGCCGCCGCTAGAGCGCAATCAAGACGATTACTGA
- the LOC127410865 gene encoding WD repeat-containing protein 20 isoform X2, with protein MYLYNVEHTCGTTAPHYQLLKQGDNYAVHTCKSKSTRNPLLKWMVGEGALNEFAFSPDGKFLACVSQDGFLRVFNFDAVELHGTMKSYFGGLLCVCWSPDGKYIVAGGEDDLVTVWSFVDCRVIARGHGHKSWVSVVAFDHYTTSVEESDPMEFSGSDEDFQDQIHFGRDRANSTQSRLSKRNSTDSRPVSVTYRFGSVGQDTQLCLWDLTEDILFPHLPLSRTRTHTNVMNATSPPATGSGGGAAVITTTNNPSANGSNNSGASTPGNSLPATLPRSNSLPHSASGSANSKSAVSDNPIATGVSKFATLSLHDRKDRHPEKDHKRNHSMGHISSKSSDKLNLLTKTKTDPAKTLGTQMCPRMEDVPLLEPLICKKIAHERLTVLIFLEDCIVTACQEGFICTWARPGKVGLLSSQNQANSPSGTVV; from the exons ATGTACCTGTATAATGTGGAGCACACATGCGGCACCACAGCGCCTCATTACCAGCTGCTCAAGCAGGGCGACAACTACGCTGTTCATACCTGCAAGAGCAAGTCCACGCGCAACCCTCTGCTCAAGTGGATGGTCGGGGAGGGAGCGCTGAACGAGTTTGCCTTCTCTCCCGATGGGAAGTTCCTGGCCTGCGTGAGTCAGGACGGTTTCCTGCGGGTCTTTAACTTTGATGCGGTCGAACTGCACGGGACCATGAAAAGTTACTTCGGCGGGCTTCTTTGTGTGTGTTGGAGCCCGGACGGCAAGTACATCGTAGCAGGCGGTGAGGACGATTTAGTGACCGTGTGGTCATTCGTGGACTGTCGGGTGATCGCACGCGGACACGGACACAAGTCTTGGGTTAGCGTGGTGGCGTTCGACCACTACACAACCAGCGTGGAGGAGAGCGACCCCATGGAGTTCAGCGGCAGCGACGAGGACTTCCAGGATCAGATCCACTTTGGCCGCGACCGGGCTAACAGCACGCAGTCACGCCTCTCCAAACGCAACTCAACGGACAGCAGGCCGGTGAGTGTCACGTATCGCTTCGGCTCGGTGGGGCAGGACACTCAGCTTTGCCTATGGGACCTCACGGAGGACATCCTCTTCCCTCACCTTCCCCTGTCCCGGACAAGGACACACACTAACGTGATGAACGCCACCAGTCCGCCCGCCACAGGAAGCGGAGGCGGCGCCGCGGTGATCACGACGACTAACAACCCGAGCGCCAATGGCAGTAACAACAGCGGTGCGAGCACGCCGGGCAACTCACTCCCAGCGACACTGCCGCGCTCCAACAGCCTGCCACACTCGGCCTCTGGCAGCGCCAACAGCAAGAGTGCCGTCTCGGATAACCCCATCGCCACCGGCGTAAGCAAGTTCGCCACGCTCTCGCTGCACGACCGCAAAGATCGGCATCCCGAAAAAGACCACAAACGCAATCACAGTATGGGTCACATAAGCAGCAAGAGCAGCGATAAACTCAACCTGCTCACCAAAACCAAAACGGACCCCGCCAAGACCCTGGGCACGCAGATGTGCCCTCGTATGGAGGACGTGCCCTTGCTCGAACCGCTCATCTGTAAAAAGATTGCACACGAGAGACTCACAGTTCTCATCTTTCTAGAAGACTGTATCGTTACCGCTTGTCAAGAgggatttatttgcacatggGCGAGACCCGGCAAAGTG gGTTTATTGTCATCACAAAATCAAGCCAACTCTCCGAGCGGAACAGTCGTATAG
- the LOC127410867 gene encoding MAPK/MAK/MRK overlapping kinase-like isoform X1, which translates to MERQNHLIHRDYRIIKKIGEGTFSEVMKVQSLKDSKHYACKTMKQTIKSVDQAHNLREVQAMKRLSPHPNILQLHELIYDRDTGTLSLICELMEMNIYELIKGRQNPLPESKVKHYMYQLCRSLDHMHSNGIFHRDVKPENILIKDDVLKLADFGSCRSIYSKPPHTEYISTRWYRAPECLLTDGHYSQKMDMWSAGCVFFEIFSLTPLFPGRNELDQVNKIHDVLGAPDGALLQKFKQSRAMRFDFPPRKGCGISQLIPHCSAVSLSLLHQMLTYDPDERISARTALQHSCFRELRMAERKATSLRKVIGAVVGESSGTPASVDQLWRMTRQGRRQHIKFAGDPLSRRNAAHHYPSLELPKLNVVVPTPKILYPVSTFPARTISHRGSLPAISKKCHSRPKEETHRLKSYYMPPLERNQDDY; encoded by the exons ATGGAGCGTCAGAATCACCTTATACACAGAG ATTACAGAATCATCAAGAAGATCGGAGAAGGAACGTTCTCCGAGGTGATGAAGGTCCAGAGTTTGAAGGACAGTAAACATTATGCCTGTAAAACCATGAAACAGACCATCAAGAG TGTGGATCAGGCTCATAATCTGAGAGAAGTTCAAGCCATGAAGAGGTTGAGTCCACATCCAAACATCCTGCAGCTTCATGAACTCATTTA CGATCGTGACACTGGAACTCTGTCGTTGATCTGTGAACTCATGGAGATGAACATATACGAGCTCATTAAAG GGCGGCAGAACCCGTTACCGGAGAGTAAAGTCAAACACTACATGTATCAGCTGTGCCGGTCTCTGGATCACATGCACAG TAATGGAATATTCCACAGAGACGTGAAGCCTGAGAATATCTTGATCAAA GATGACGTGTTGAAGCTGGCAGACTTCGGTTCCTGCAGGAGCATCTACTCCAAACCTCCACACACGGAGTACATCTCCACACGTTGGTACCGAGCGCCCGAGTGTTTGCTCACAGATGGTCATTACTCTCAGAAGATGGACATGTGGAGTGCTGGATGTGTCTTCTTTGAGATCTTCAG TTTGACTCCTCTGTTTCCTGGACGGAATGAGTTGGACCAGGTCAACAAAATCCACGATGTTCTCGGCGCTCCAGACGGTGCACTGCTGCAGAAGTTCAAACA GTCTCGTGCCATGCGCTTTGATTTCCCTCCTCGTAAAGGCTGCGGGATTTCTCAGCTCATTCCTCATTGTTCTGCAGTTAGCCTGTCTCTGCTGCACCAGATGTTGACCTATGACCCTGACGAACGCATCAGTGCGCGCACGGCACTGCAACACTCCTGCTTCAGAGAACTGCG GATGGCTGAGAGAAAAGCGACAAGTCTGCGTAAGGTGATCGGGGCGGTAGTGGGAGAATCGAGCGGGACGCCCGCATCTGTCGATCAACTGTGGCGAATGACACGACAGGGCAGAAGACAG CATATTAAATTCGCTGGCGACCCTCTCAGCAGACGAAACGCTGCACATCATTACCCATCATTAGAGCTCCCGAAACTCAACGTTGTTGTCCCGACTCCAAAAATCCTCTACCCAGTGTCCACCTTCCCAGCTCGGACCATTTCACACCGCGGCTCTCTTCCTGCCATCTCCAAAAAGTGCCACTCACGT CCCAAAGAAGAGACGCATCGACTGAAGAGTTACTACATGCCGCCGCTAGAGCGCAATCAAGACGATTACTGA